The genomic region ATTGCAAGCTATGATGCAGACGGGAAGCTGACAGTCTATACACCTTCCCAGGATGTGTTCGGGCAACGGATGAATTTGGCAAAGATATTTTGCATGCCGATGAGCAAGGTACGGGTACTTAGCCCTGGCATGGGAGGCGGGTTCGGAGGAAAGATAGATCTTGTTACGGAACCGATTACTTCTTTGCTAGCTATCAAGACCGGCTGTCCTGTAAAGCTTGTCTATACCAGAAGGGAGGATATCTCGTCTTCAACGACACGTCATGCAGAAACGATTTTCATAAAGACGGGAGTCAAGGACGACGGGACTATCACAGCCTGTGAATACACCGTCTATGCAGGTGCCGGGGCACAGTCCGGAGCTACGATGAGTGTCATGTGGGCTGCAGGCGGAAAGTTCTTCAAGATCTACGCGATTCCCAATCTTTCCTACCATGCTGTTCCTGTGTACACCAACTGTTCTGTGGCAGGGGCAATGAGAGGATTCGGATCTCCTCAGCTTTTCTATGCCTTGAACAGTCATCTCAATCATATTTCCATGGCACTTGGCATCGATATGTGCCATCTCCAGCTGCGTAACCTTCATAACCCGAATACCAAGGACCGGCATGGTGAGCCTATTGGAAATTTCAGAGCAAAAGATTGTGTGAGGCGGGGTATGGAACTGTTCGGTTGGGATGCTGCCAAGCATGAGGAAGAAGTTTCGAGAAAAGCCTGTGGACGATATCTAGTCGGGGTGGGTATGGCTGTTGCACCTCATGGAAGTAGCCTATACGGCATCATGCCGGATACCTGCGGCGTCATGTTGAAAATGAACGAAGACGGTTCCCTGACTATGTTTACCGGGGTCAGTGAAATGGGTAATGGATCAAATACCATACAGATGTTGCTTGTCTCGGAGGTGTTGGGTATTTCCAGCGAAAAAATCGCTTGCGTGAAGACAGATACTGAGACTACCCTGTTTGATGTAGGGGCATATGCCAGCCGGGGTACCTATGTCGGAGGCGGTGCCGCAGTACAGGCAGCGAAGGCGATGAAGAAAAAGATCCTTCGGGAAGCTTCCTTGCTGTTGTCTGCTGATCCGAAGCAGTTGGTCCCTTCCAAGAACTGTGTATGGGTCGCAGGTTCAGAGCGCCATGTTACAATGAAACAGGTGGCAGAGAAGGCACATGAAATGGAACGGGACCTTGTCGTGGCAGAAGTATTCGGAACCAAGGCTGCGCCTATTTCTGCAGGTGCACATTTCGTCAAGGTGCAGGTTGACCGTGAAACCGGAGAGGTCAAGGTACTGCAGTATGTTGCCGTACATGATGTCGGTAAGCCACTCAATACCATGAGCCTGGAAGGACAGGTCGCAGGCGGTATCCAGATGGGACTTGGCTATGCACTTTCTGAAGGTCTTGAATTGGATGGACATGGAAGGGTCAGGAATACAAGGTTGAGAGATTGCCACCTTTTTACGTCAACCCAGATGCCTAAGATTGTCATTGAGTTCCTTGACAGCTATGAGCCTACGGGGCCATTCGGTGCCAAGAGTGTCGGTGAATGCGCTACGGTACCGGCCGCAGGAGCTGTGGCGAATGCCGTCAGCAATGCTGTCGGTTATTGTTTCAACCAGCTGCCGATAAAAAAAGAATGTATCCTGGCACATTTGCAGAAAAAAGAAAGCTTATGAAAAATGCAGGAGCATTGACAGATCCATGATGGTCGGATTGAAATAGACTTTGATAAAACCCATACATTGGTCCAGGATATTGTAATAAGCTTCCTGCCATTCAAGCAAAGGGGTATCTTCCGGAAGGCCGAACAATGAGGTGACTTCTTTGCTGCAGGTGGCTTTTTGCCATGAAATGACATACTGGCTTTTCATGGTGCAGTGTTTCTTGAAGAAATCACCGATATTACGCTGGTATATTCCTGCCTTTGGATAGCTGACAAGATAAGCCTTGTCAATCCAGACTGTCGTATGGATGGCAAGGTGGTTATCAGCAAGGAACTCTTGGTCAAACATGATATAGGCAGTGTTCAGGGCATTTGGAATCCGCTGTTCCATTTCCTCATTTCCCATGGTATCTACCCATTTCGACCGTGTTGTCTTTACTGTATGTCCACTTTGTTCCAACAGCAACCTGAAGTTTGAGTTTACATCGAATCTCATAGGAAGGGCGGCGACAGTAGGATGTCCATAGTTACCTTTCCCATGCCATTGGGAAATAAGTCCTTCACGGTATAATTCAGCCAGTGCTTTTCTCACTGTGCCCCTGCTTATGCCGAGCTTTTTGGTCAATGTCGGTTCTGATTCAAGTTTATTGTTACCCGGAGCCAATGTCCTGATGGTTTTTTCAAGGTACTTTTTTGTCCGGACATGCAATGGTGCTGCTGTTTTCACATGTGAACTATATAATGAAATTGATCGGTAATCAACATTACCGATTCAATTTCATGAATTTCTCTTTCCAACGAGTTCCCTTTGCATAGCTTTGTACGGAACGCCTGATTCTGTCTATATGCAGCAAGGGGAGAGGCTGACGGCAAGATGGCAGCAAGGCAGATTTGCTATGGTCTGTAAATTACCTATCATGCTATGCCAGGAAGAAGAATCCTGAGGACATAGCTTGACATAATATGATTATATGTCATCGCCTTGCTGCTGACCGAAATTGAACTAGAGGGCTATTACTCTGCCGTCAATGCTTCCATGATGATACCATAGAATCCCTTGCAGGCCATGATCAATTGATCTATTTCAATGTATTCATCCCTGACATGAGCCAGACTTTCCAGGGAAGGGCCAAATCCTATCGTCGGGATCTTTGCTTCTCCGCAGAAGTGGCTGCCGTTGGTGCAGAAGGCAAAATGTGAGAGGGGTGCCTTGATACCTACTTTGTCCAAGCCTGTACGTACTTTTGTTACCAGAGGTGTGTCAGCCTTTGTTTCCCAGGCGGGAAAAAACCTTTTTGCGCTGATTGTTGCTCCGGTCCAGCAGATTCCGCTACCTTGTGAAAGATAGGTTTTTGCCTTTATGGTCGGATCTTTCTGCTTGACTGTTGCAATTGCTTCTTGTATCGGTTTGAGTATGCTTTCTTCGGTTTCTCCTACCAATGTACGTCTGTCAAAGGTTGCCTTGCAGGCCGCAGGAACTACCGAAGAACCTGGATATGGGCTTGAGATGATATCGGTCAGTTCCAGGATGCCTTTGCCGAGCAAGGGATGTTCAGGCGGAACGATATTTCTTATTGCCTCAATGATAGGCCACATTGCATAGACTGCATTGATACCTTTTTCAGGATTGGATGAATGGCAGGAAACACCCTCGGTTTCTACGATGATTTCTGCACGGCCTCGTTGCCCGATCTTGACTGTACCGGTCGTAGCTTCACCTACGATGACGATATCCGGTCTGACATTTTCCGTTACGGTCCTTGATGAAATGCCTTCAAAACATTCTTCATGGACCGTACCTGAGACATAGATTCTTCCTTTGAACTTGCGGTTTGTATCTGTCGCGAACATAGCAGCTGCAGAAAGCATGGCAGCGACGCTGCCTTTCATATCGGATGTACCTCGACCGAAAATCTTTCCGTTTTCAATCTCGGCTGCAAAAGGATCATGCTGCCATTTGTCTGCATCCAATACTTGTACCGTATCGATGTGCCCGTCAAGCAGGATCGTTTTGCCGGGGTACTTTCCGATAAAACACCCTACGATACTACCGTTCTTATCAATGCTGACTTCATCGAAACCATATTCCTTCATAGCGGATTCGATTCGCTGGGCTACCTGTTGTTCCTGTCCTGAATAGCTTGGTATACGAATAAGGTCCCTGCAAAGTTCCACAAGCTGTGTGTTCCTGTCTTCTGTTGTCTGTTTCAACATTATCCTTACCTCTTGCATATATGAAAATTGTTTCCTATACTTGGCATATATATCTTGTATATACAAGATTCGACTGCAATTGTACAGACTTTACAGGAAAAAACTATGGAAACACAGATGGCAACCGGTATGGAGACGACATTTCTTGGTATTCGGATGCAAAGTCCCTTCATCATAGGTTCAGGTCCTGCCAGCTATGATGCCGAAGCGATGATGACACTCCATGGAGAAGGAGCCGGTGCCGTGGTTACCAAGACCATGAGGTTTGCTCCTGCTCACAATCCTGTCCGGCATATTGCCAAGACTGGTACATCTGATTCCTTGATAAACTGTGAATTGTGGAGTGACCTGCCATATACCAGGCTGGTTGAGGAAGAAATACCCCGTGCCGTACAAGCCGGAGTCAATGTGATTGCCAGCATCGGGCATACACCTGCAGAAGCCAATCAATTGGTTCCTTTGGCAACAAAAGCCGGAGCCTGTGCGATTGAATTGGTTTCCTATGAGGAGGAAACCATGCTGGAAATGGTCAGACAAGCCAAGGATCTGACGGATTTGCCGATCATTGCAAAACTCAGCCCCAATTGGCCTGGATATCTGAAACTTATTCCTCCTCTGGAGGAGGCCGGGATAGCCGCCATTACAGCAATGGATTCCGTTGGGCCTGTACTCCGCATAGATATCCATACAGGCAGACCGTTGGTAGAAGGAAAGCAGGGCCGTGGATGGCTTTCGGGAGCAGCAATAAAACCGATCATCCTGAACCATGTGGCACTTCTGGCCCAGCAGACTGACCTTCCTATCATCGGGCTTGGCGGCGTATGTACGGCTGAAGATGCCGTTGAAATGAGCATGGCAGGAGCACAGGCCATAGGCATCTGCTCGGTTGTTCTCATCAAGGGGCATAGATATATTGCGCAGTTGATAAAAGAAACAAATGCTCTGGTACATTCCCTGGGATATGAAAATCTTCGTCAGACTTGCAATGTCTTCAATTTCAACCTGGCAAAGGAAGTCCCTTCCTATCATTTCAGCTTTGATGCTGTGGCATGTGTCGGTTGCAGACGTTGTGATGTCGTCTGTCCTTACCAGGCCCAGCAGACTGGCAGAAAACATAGCCTGGCGATAGACGAAAGCCGATGTAGGAACTGTGGCCTGTGTGCATCGGTCTGCCCAAAGGGTGCCCTGGCGTTTTCTCTCTGACATTGTCCGAAGCTATAAGGAGACCTTTTATGACACGGATAGTAACTGCATCGTATCTTGTTTTGCCAGGACCTGCCATCTTGCGGAATGGAGCGTTGGCATATGAAGGCCCGACCATTTGCTTTGTCGGGACTTTTGAAGCATGCCGGAGCCTTTATCCCAAGGCACAAGTCACGACGTACGACAACTGTGTGCTGGCCCCGGGATTCATCAATGCCCATATGCATCTTTATGGCATTATTTCCCATGGGCTTTCTTCTCCTGTAAAGATTACGGGATTCGAAAGCTTCCTTGAAGACTATTGGTGGCCTTTGATTGAGAACCGTATCGACAGTTCCATGATAGCTGCTGCAACTGAGGCTTCGGCCCTCCAACTGGTTGATAGCGGGGTTACTGCTGTCTGCGATGTATTGGAAGCACCCTTTGCTTTTGCACAAGGTCTTGAAACTGAGGCTGCTATACTTAAAAAACTTGGACTAAGGGCAGTCCTGAGCTTGGAGTCATCGGTAAGAGTATCACCCGACAATGGTCTTTCCTGCCTTTCTGCCAATGTTGCCTTCAGCAAGGCCCATAGGGATGATCCGTTCATTTCTTCTATGCTTTGCCTGCATACGGCATTTACCTGTCCGAAGGATTTCATATTGTCAGCCTGCAGGCTTGCACGGGAACATGAGCTTCCCATACAGTTCCATCTTAATGAAAGCCAGTATGAACCTGCCTGGTGTGAGCGGCATCATGGGGAAAGGACTGCCTTATGGTACAGGGACATAGGTCTGCTGGACCAACCGCTGCTTGCAGCCCAATGTGTGCAGCTTTCAGAAGAGGAGATTGATGCCTTGTCTTCACAAAGGGAACATCTTGCTGCGGTACATGTCCCATTGAGCAACTGTGAAGTAGGCGGAGGGATTGCCCCTGTCCCTGCGTTGCAGGCAAAGGGACTGACGGTGGGCTTGGGTACCGACGGATATATCAATAATTTCTTCGAAACGATGCGAGGTGCTTTCCTGCTTCACAAGGCGCATCTGCTCAATCCTCAGGCCATGCCGGCCCGTACCGTATGGAAGATGGCAACGGAAGATGGTGCAAAAGCCATATATGGCAGCAAGGCGACTTGTGGGGTCTTGGCAGAAGGCAAAGCTGCAGATTTCCAAGTTATTTCCTTGGAAGGTTTGCCTACCATGGTCACTGAAGAAAACATATTTGACCAACTGATTCTCTACAGGAATCCACAGGATGTCCTGGAAGTCTATGTCGGAGGCCAAGCTGTCAAG from Spirochaetia bacterium harbors:
- a CDS encoding molybdopterin-dependent oxidoreductase, encoding MDLITNGVLGGKMPVMDARLKVTGQLRYVDDLRLQGMLYAAVLFSPVAHARIVSIDASEAEQLPGVRAVVWYKDAPEVRYNGNGEDSSILPSERVFDDVVRYVGDKVAAVAAESLDIARKAVRLIHVDYQPLPAYFDPIRAVQPDAYPIHGTSNILEEVKLSAGNLDEGFALADHIFKDEYKVPAIHHAAMEPHGSIASYDADGKLTVYTPSQDVFGQRMNLAKIFCMPMSKVRVLSPGMGGGFGGKIDLVTEPITSLLAIKTGCPVKLVYTRREDISSSTTRHAETIFIKTGVKDDGTITACEYTVYAGAGAQSGATMSVMWAAGGKFFKIYAIPNLSYHAVPVYTNCSVAGAMRGFGSPQLFYALNSHLNHISMALGIDMCHLQLRNLHNPNTKDRHGEPIGNFRAKDCVRRGMELFGWDAAKHEEEVSRKACGRYLVGVGMAVAPHGSSLYGIMPDTCGVMLKMNEDGSLTMFTGVSEMGNGSNTIQMLLVSEVLGISSEKIACVKTDTETTLFDVGAYASRGTYVGGGAAVQAAKAMKKKILREASLLLSADPKQLVPSKNCVWVAGSERHVTMKQVAEKAHEMERDLVVAEVFGTKAAPISAGAHFVKVQVDRETGEVKVLQYVAVHDVGKPLNTMSLEGQVAGGIQMGLGYALSEGLELDGHGRVRNTRLRDCHLFTSTQMPKIVIEFLDSYEPTGPFGAKSVGECATVPAAGAVANAVSNAVGYCFNQLPIKKECILAHLQKKESL
- a CDS encoding GntR family transcriptional regulator, with translation MKTAAPLHVRTKKYLEKTIRTLAPGNNKLESEPTLTKKLGISRGTVRKALAELYREGLISQWHGKGNYGHPTVAALPMRFDVNSNFRLLLEQSGHTVKTTRSKWVDTMGNEEMEQRIPNALNTAYIMFDQEFLADNHLAIHTTVWIDKAYLVSYPKAGIYQRNIGDFFKKHCTMKSQYVISWQKATCSKEVTSLFGLPEDTPLLEWQEAYYNILDQCMGFIKVYFNPTIMDLSMLLHFS
- a CDS encoding YgeY family selenium metabolism-linked hydrolase; its protein translation is MLKQTTEDRNTQLVELCRDLIRIPSYSGQEQQVAQRIESAMKEYGFDEVSIDKNGSIVGCFIGKYPGKTILLDGHIDTVQVLDADKWQHDPFAAEIENGKIFGRGTSDMKGSVAAMLSAAAMFATDTNRKFKGRIYVSGTVHEECFEGISSRTVTENVRPDIVIVGEATTGTVKIGQRGRAEIIVETEGVSCHSSNPEKGINAVYAMWPIIEAIRNIVPPEHPLLGKGILELTDIISSPYPGSSVVPAACKATFDRRTLVGETEESILKPIQEAIATVKQKDPTIKAKTYLSQGSGICWTGATISAKRFFPAWETKADTPLVTKVRTGLDKVGIKAPLSHFAFCTNGSHFCGEAKIPTIGFGPSLESLAHVRDEYIEIDQLIMACKGFYGIIMEALTAE
- a CDS encoding 4Fe-4S binding protein — encoded protein: METQMATGMETTFLGIRMQSPFIIGSGPASYDAEAMMTLHGEGAGAVVTKTMRFAPAHNPVRHIAKTGTSDSLINCELWSDLPYTRLVEEEIPRAVQAGVNVIASIGHTPAEANQLVPLATKAGACAIELVSYEEETMLEMVRQAKDLTDLPIIAKLSPNWPGYLKLIPPLEEAGIAAITAMDSVGPVLRIDIHTGRPLVEGKQGRGWLSGAAIKPIILNHVALLAQQTDLPIIGLGGVCTAEDAVEMSMAGAQAIGICSVVLIKGHRYIAQLIKETNALVHSLGYENLRQTCNVFNFNLAKEVPSYHFSFDAVACVGCRRCDVVCPYQAQQTGRKHSLAIDESRCRNCGLCASVCPKGALAFSL
- a CDS encoding amidohydrolase family protein, with product MTRIVTASYLVLPGPAILRNGALAYEGPTICFVGTFEACRSLYPKAQVTTYDNCVLAPGFINAHMHLYGIISHGLSSPVKITGFESFLEDYWWPLIENRIDSSMIAAATEASALQLVDSGVTAVCDVLEAPFAFAQGLETEAAILKKLGLRAVLSLESSVRVSPDNGLSCLSANVAFSKAHRDDPFISSMLCLHTAFTCPKDFILSACRLAREHELPIQFHLNESQYEPAWCERHHGERTALWYRDIGLLDQPLLAAQCVQLSEEEIDALSSQREHLAAVHVPLSNCEVGGGIAPVPALQAKGLTVGLGTDGYINNFFETMRGAFLLHKAHLLNPQAMPARTVWKMATEDGAKAIYGSKATCGVLAEGKAADFQVISLEGLPTMVTEENIFDQLILYRNPQDVLEVYVGGQAVKKAGKTVHGDWQTAAQNCWKASDRLAAGKTENH